The following are encoded in a window of Leptotrichia hongkongensis genomic DNA:
- a CDS encoding winged helix-turn-helix transcriptional regulator, with protein MENRMTIEKYIQNQAISDIEDNCLKSTQDFLKLLSSKWTINILYVLNKNSIKRFGELKKEIPGITSVMLSSTLRKLEKFDVISRKQFNSIPPQVEYFLTEKGKKLIFIFYEIDTWLGKI; from the coding sequence ATGGAAAATAGGATGACTATAGAAAAATATATTCAAAATCAAGCAATTTCTGATATAGAAGATAATTGTCTAAAAAGTACTCAAGATTTTTTGAAACTACTTTCCAGCAAATGGACAATAAATATATTATACGTACTTAACAAAAACAGTATCAAACGTTTTGGTGAATTAAAAAAGGAAATTCCTGGAATAACAAGCGTGATGTTATCTTCAACATTAAGAAAATTAGAAAAATTTGATGTTATATCACGAAAACAATTTAATTCAATACCACCTCAAGTTGAATATTTTCTTACTGAAAAAGGTAAAAAACTTATTTTTATTTTTTATGAAATAGATACATGGCTCGGAAAAATTTGA